The Pirellulales bacterium genome has a window encoding:
- a CDS encoding SDR family oxidoreductase, whose amino-acid sequence MSGPRKTAIVTGASQGIGAGIVKAFVERGFNVVANSRKVTQSTEVAASDHVALVDGHIGDPTTAAKIVETALSRFKSIDVLVNNAGIFFTKPFTDYTSDDFKSLVSTNLEGFLYITQLAIKQMLAQKTGGSIVTITAALARNPIRGVTAAVPMITKGGLETITQHLAMEYAKDGIRVNAVAPGAVYTPLHRDTPKDVMESLSPMGRPSTVQEITDAVIYLTDAATVTGDILYVDGGAHFGRW is encoded by the coding sequence ATGAGCGGCCCACGGAAGACAGCCATCGTGACCGGAGCTTCGCAGGGGATCGGCGCGGGAATCGTGAAAGCGTTCGTCGAACGGGGTTTCAACGTCGTTGCAAATTCGCGGAAAGTGACCCAATCCACCGAGGTCGCGGCTTCCGACCACGTCGCTCTGGTGGACGGCCACATCGGTGACCCGACGACTGCCGCCAAGATCGTCGAGACGGCGCTGTCTCGCTTCAAGTCGATCGACGTGCTGGTCAATAACGCCGGCATCTTCTTCACCAAGCCGTTCACGGATTACACGTCCGACGACTTCAAGTCGCTGGTCTCGACGAATCTCGAAGGTTTCCTGTACATCACGCAACTCGCCATCAAGCAGATGCTGGCGCAAAAGACGGGCGGGAGCATCGTCACGATCACGGCGGCCCTTGCTCGCAACCCGATCCGGGGCGTCACGGCGGCGGTGCCGATGATCACCAAAGGGGGTCTTGAAACGATCACCCAGCACTTGGCGATGGAGTACGCGAAGGACGGCATCCGCGTGAACGCCGTCGCGCCGGGCGCTGTCTACACGCCGCTTCACCGCGACACTCCGAAGGACGTGATGGAGAGCCTGTCGCCGATGGGTCGGCCTTCGACGGTCCAGGAAATCACGGACGCCGTCATCTACCTTACCGACGCCGCGACGGTCACTGGTGACATCCTATACGTTGATGGCGGCGCTCATTTCGGCCGCTGGTGA